The Raphanus sativus cultivar WK10039 unplaced genomic scaffold, ASM80110v3 Scaffold1509, whole genome shotgun sequence genome contains a region encoding:
- the LOC130504342 gene encoding uncharacterized protein LOC130504342, producing the protein MNVLRQRYKENPQCFRSERMCFLDHNFTQSWREQYLFFKASSSDHNGLGKMLPSGAASLYDGSMPSFCQSNKKWGEDIDDIYAPLNLDNKHWVAIWISIPKRHIVVWDSIPSTTIPERWDEIMEPFLEMVPYLIVECGDQMHGLERYTYERLLKDVPTATMVIVACTLQSTLNVMLLGSPLALKTLLGPMRRL; encoded by the coding sequence atgaatgtgctgaggcagaggtataaggagaacccacaatgtttccggagcgagcgaatgtgcttcctggatcacaactttacccagtcttggagagaacagtatctgttcttcaaagcatcgtcgtctgatcacaatggtttaggaaaaatgctacctagtggggcggcgagtttgtatgacggatcaatgccttcattttgccaatcaaacaagaagtggggggaggacattgatgatatctatgcgccactgaacttggacaacaaacattgggtggctatttggatatcgatccctaagaggcacatagtcgtctgggacagcataccttcaactaccataccagaaagatgggatgagataatggagccttttctcgagatggtcccttatctgattgtggagtgcggagaccagatgcatgggttggagcgatacacatatgagagactgctgaaagatgtacccacggccacaatggtgattgtggcgtgtacgctgcaaagtacattgaatgtcatgctcttggggtcccctttagccctaaagactttgctaggtccaatgcgaagactatga